From a single Fusobacterium ulcerans ATCC 49185 genomic region:
- the mglC gene encoding galactose/methyl galactoside ABC transporter permease MglC, whose product MNIRTKDGKIDFKKLFIQSGLYLVLFLMLILIIAKEPSFLSIRNFKNILTQSSVRAIIALGVAGLIVTQGTDLSVGRQVGFSAVISATLLQATTNVNKVFPNLEEFPVIGAILIVMVVGMIIGSINGLIVAKLNVHPFIATLGMMTIVYGINSLYYDYVGASPISGFSKSYSSFAQGYIGTPSFNMSYLIIYAAIATVIMWILWNKTKFGKNVFAVGGNPEAAKVSGVNVAWTLVKIYALSGMYYAFGGLLEAGRIGSATNNLGNMYEMDAIAACVIGGVSFYGGVGKISGVITGVIILTVINYGLTYVGVSPYWQYIIKGMIIVAAVAFDAIKYSKKK is encoded by the coding sequence ATGAATATACGTACAAAAGATGGAAAAATTGATTTTAAAAAATTATTTATACAAAGTGGACTTTATCTTGTTCTTTTCTTGATGCTGATTTTAATAATAGCTAAAGAACCTTCGTTTTTAAGTATAAGAAATTTTAAGAATATTCTTACTCAATCATCAGTTAGAGCAATTATAGCTCTTGGAGTTGCTGGATTGATTGTAACTCAAGGTACTGACCTTTCAGTAGGTAGACAGGTAGGATTTTCAGCTGTTATCTCTGCAACATTGCTGCAGGCCACTACCAATGTAAATAAAGTATTTCCTAATTTAGAGGAATTCCCAGTTATTGGAGCAATTCTAATTGTAATGGTTGTAGGTATGATAATTGGATCAATAAATGGTCTTATAGTTGCAAAACTTAATGTTCATCCCTTTATTGCTACTTTGGGAATGATGACTATTGTTTATGGAATCAATTCATTATATTATGACTATGTTGGTGCTTCTCCAATATCAGGATTCAGTAAAAGTTACAGTTCATTTGCACAGGGATATATAGGAACTCCAAGTTTTAATATGTCTTATCTTATTATATATGCTGCAATTGCTACTGTAATAATGTGGATATTGTGGAATAAAACAAAATTTGGAAAAAATGTTTTTGCTGTTGGTGGAAATCCAGAAGCAGCAAAAGTATCTGGAGTAAATGTAGCTTGGACACTTGTAAAAATATATGCCCTATCAGGAATGTATTATGCTTTTGGTGGATTGCTTGAGGCTGGACGTATTGGATCAGCAACAAACAACTTAGGAAATATGTATGAAATGGATGCCATTGCAGCCTGTGTTATTGGTGGAGTTTCATTTTATGGAGGAGTTGGAAAGATATCTGGGGTAATAACAGGAGTTATCATCCTTACTGTTATCAACTATGGTTTGACTTATGTAGGAGTAAGTCCATACTGGCAATATATCATAAAAGGTATGATAATTGTAGCTGCTGTGGCATTTGATGCTATCAAATACTCTAAGAAAAAATAG
- a CDS encoding AraC family transcriptional regulator, producing MQCTKILTDKNNEELAVHGNYEFPCAVYFSDVSKYTAGEIAWHWHKEIEIITIYKGTLYIEIENKKFTLKKGESLFINSEEMHFMRMDAREECRIISFVFDKVLICGEKGSKIDQKYIIPLINCKELSALELTEEDSQKLIQGYFSYADEILGYEIVIRNVLSEILLNIVRENQELLEKSNGSNNTDRERMKYMLTFIHKNYSEDISLGDIAKEAFIGEREALRCFARTIGTSPIEYLQKYRIYTAAELLRKSELPVTEICLQAGFNSPSYFSKVFCRMLGMTPREYRKNKLNLDIKNKIFLLDDK from the coding sequence ATGCAGTGTACTAAGATACTAACTGATAAAAATAATGAAGAACTTGCTGTACATGGAAATTATGAATTTCCCTGTGCTGTATATTTTTCAGATGTATCTAAATATACAGCTGGAGAGATAGCATGGCACTGGCATAAAGAAATAGAGATAATAACTATATACAAAGGGACACTCTATATTGAGATAGAAAATAAAAAGTTTACTCTTAAAAAAGGAGAAAGTCTTTTTATAAATTCAGAAGAGATGCATTTTATGAGAATGGATGCAAGAGAGGAATGTAGAATAATATCTTTTGTATTTGATAAAGTGCTGATATGTGGAGAAAAGGGGAGTAAGATAGATCAGAAATACATAATACCTCTTATTAACTGCAAGGAGCTTTCAGCATTGGAGCTAACAGAAGAGGATTCTCAGAAACTCATACAAGGATATTTTTCCTATGCTGATGAAATATTAGGCTATGAAATAGTAATAAGAAATGTACTAAGTGAAATACTCTTGAATATAGTGAGAGAAAATCAGGAGCTTTTAGAAAAATCCAATGGGAGTAATAATACAGACAGAGAACGAATGAAGTATATGCTGACTTTTATACATAAAAATTACTCTGAAGATATAAGTCTTGGAGATATAGCAAAGGAAGCATTTATAGGAGAAAGGGAAGCATTGAGATGTTTTGCAAGAACAATAGGAACATCACCAATAGAATATCTACAGAAATATCGGATATATACAGCAGCAGAACTCCTTAGAAAAAGTGAACTTCCAGTAACAGAGATATGCTTGCAGGCTGGATTTAATAGTCCAAGCTACTTTTCAAAAGTATTTTGCAGAATGCTGGGAATGACTCCAAGAGAATACAGAAAAAATAAATTAAATTTAGATATAAAAAACAAGATTTTTTTATTAGATGACAAATAA
- a CDS encoding ABC transporter ATP-binding protein: MEIIQINNLIKNYKNREKVLDIEKLIIKQGEIFSLLGPNGAGKSTLINILTTYLNYNGGEVKISGKDLRKESQEIRKEIACVAQNISIDEHLSLEENLIFQGELYGIAKNELKNRAEIFIHEFDLEEYREYPVSTYSGGVKRRLDIAVNMISYPKILFLDEPTVGIDIHSRKSIWKMMRKIKEKYGTTIFLTTHYLEEAQELSDYICILKNGNIAAQGTIDSLGKYINQKIVKIGFKNEEIAEYVKEKIFERDDMELKKDELYLKINNQSEITHLNKILLDNKINFVYFGLLKPDLEEIFLNIMKESKEGEKIWL, encoded by the coding sequence ATGGAAATAATTCAGATAAATAATCTTATAAAAAATTATAAAAACAGAGAGAAAGTATTAGATATAGAAAAACTTATAATTAAACAGGGAGAAATTTTTTCACTTTTAGGACCTAATGGAGCTGGGAAATCAACTTTGATAAATATATTGACCACTTATTTAAATTATAATGGTGGTGAAGTGAAAATATCAGGAAAAGATTTAAGAAAAGAGAGTCAGGAAATAAGAAAAGAAATAGCTTGTGTAGCACAAAATATATCTATTGATGAACATCTTTCTTTAGAGGAAAATTTAATTTTTCAAGGGGAATTGTATGGAATAGCAAAAAATGAACTTAAAAACAGAGCAGAAATATTCATACATGAATTTGACTTGGAAGAATATAGAGAATATCCAGTTTCTACATATTCAGGAGGGGTAAAAAGAAGATTGGATATTGCTGTGAATATGATATCATATCCTAAAATATTATTTTTAGATGAACCAACAGTGGGAATAGATATACATTCAAGAAAATCTATATGGAAAATGATGAGAAAAATAAAAGAAAAATATGGTACAACTATTTTTTTAACGACACATTACCTTGAAGAAGCTCAGGAATTAAGTGATTATATATGTATATTAAAAAATGGAAATATAGCAGCTCAGGGAACTATTGATAGTTTAGGAAAATACATAAATCAAAAGATTGTAAAGATAGGATTTAAAAATGAAGAAATTGCTGAATATGTAAAAGAAAAAATTTTTGAGAGAGATGATATGGAGTTAAAAAAAGATGAACTTTATTTAAAAATAAATAATCAGAGTGAAATTACCCATTTAAATAAGATTTTATTGGATAACAAAATAAACTTTGTATATTTTGGGTTATTAAAACCAGATTTAGAAGAAATTTTTTTGAATATTATGAAGGAAAGTAAAGAGGGTGAAAAAATATGGCTCTAG
- a CDS encoding ABC transporter permease, with amino-acid sequence MALGTIFRRNLKWRIQNPITIIMSILQPMLWLIFYSKAAEMTMKGETGGNYIEFILPGILVLVIFSSSGSSGISNYITKKNGSFYRILISPVKRSDIILGHLLETITVSFLEIGILIAISAFSSIYIRSGIKGIIVIIILLFLTAFFTAGVSYFLSLLLPNEDAFFTVINTLVLPVFFISTALFPLKNMTGNFRTAVLMNPFTHIIENIRNLMMNQYICWKEVIFTGGIFFILCCIIFGAILSKLKGDKKV; translated from the coding sequence ATGGCTCTAGGAACAATTTTCAGAAGAAATTTAAAGTGGCGTATCCAGAATCCAATAACTATAATAATGAGTATCCTACAACCTATGTTATGGCTTATTTTTTATAGCAAAGCAGCTGAAATGACCATGAAAGGAGAGACAGGAGGAAATTATATTGAATTTATACTTCCAGGAATATTAGTGCTTGTTATTTTTTCAAGTTCAGGGAGTAGTGGGATAAGTAACTATATAACTAAAAAGAATGGAAGTTTTTACAGAATATTAATATCACCTGTAAAAAGAAGTGATATTATTTTAGGACATCTTCTTGAAACTATTACTGTTTCTTTTTTAGAAATTGGGATATTGATTGCAATTTCAGCTTTTTCATCTATCTATATAAGAAGTGGAATAAAAGGAATAATTGTAATTATAATTCTTCTCTTTTTAACTGCTTTCTTTACAGCAGGGGTATCATATTTTTTAAGTCTTCTTCTCCCAAATGAAGATGCTTTTTTTACAGTAATCAATACTTTAGTTCTTCCAGTATTTTTTATAAGTACAGCACTTTTTCCATTAAAAAATATGACAGGAAATTTTAGAACGGCAGTACTTATGAATCCATTTACTCATATAATAGAAAATATAAGAAATCTTATGATGAATCAATATATTTGCTGGAAAGAAGTAATATTTACAGGAGGAATATTTTTTATACTGTGCTGTATAATTTTTGGAGCAATATTGAGTAAACTAAAAGGAGATAAAAAAGTATAG
- a CDS encoding AraC family transcriptional regulator, whose product MEWIERLNEAVEYIEMNLENKIDYTKASKIACCSVYHFQRMFSYIAGVTLGEYIRRRKMTKAAFELQRSDIKILELSAKYGYDSPTSFSRAFQSIHKISPSIARNKNITLKTYPKLTFSLSVKGEEELEYYITEKDSLDILGIGKKIELDMEKNFSEIPDFWNENIKNKNIEKLLKYNEKDKNILGVSLYNNKEVWYYIAVFNDREGEDGMERHKIPGGTWAVFRCSSPFLENSQKIYRRFYTEWLPYSGYTYAETADIEIYPDSNEKDMEIWFSIK is encoded by the coding sequence ATGGAATGGATAGAAAGACTCAATGAAGCTGTTGAATATATAGAAATGAATCTTGAAAATAAAATAGATTATACTAAAGCTTCTAAAATAGCCTGCTGTTCTGTCTATCATTTTCAGAGAATGTTTTCATATATTGCAGGGGTAACATTGGGAGAATATATCAGAAGAAGAAAAATGACAAAAGCTGCTTTTGAGCTCCAAAGAAGTGATATAAAGATACTGGAACTTTCAGCTAAATATGGATATGATTCACCAACTTCTTTCAGTAGAGCTTTTCAAAGTATACATAAAATTTCTCCCTCTATTGCTAGAAATAAAAATATAACATTAAAAACATATCCTAAATTAACATTTTCACTTTCAGTTAAAGGAGAAGAGGAATTAGAGTACTATATAACTGAAAAAGATTCTCTTGATATATTAGGAATTGGAAAAAAGATTGAATTGGATATGGAGAAAAATTTTTCTGAAATTCCTGATTTCTGGAATGAAAATATAAAAAATAAAAATATAGAAAAATTATTAAAATATAATGAAAAGGATAAAAATATCCTTGGAGTTTCATTATATAACAATAAGGAAGTTTGGTACTATATAGCTGTCTTTAATGATAGAGAAGGTGAAGATGGTATGGAAAGGCATAAAATACCTGGAGGAACATGGGCAGTTTTTAGATGTTCATCTCCTTTTTTAGAAAATTCACAAAAAATTTACAGAAGATTCTATACTGAATGGCTTCCATATTCAGGATATACTTATGCTGAGACTGCAGATATAGAAATTTATCCTGACAGCAATGAAAAGGATATGGAAATATGGTTTTCTATAAAATAA
- a CDS encoding CTP synthase, whose product MKETKYIFVTGGVVSSLGKGITASSLGRLLRERGYNVTIQKFDPYINIDPGTMNPYEHGEVFVTDDGAETDLDLGHYERFIDQNLTKYNNITTGKIYQSVINKERKGEYLGKTVQIIPHITNEIKSKIEIVGKANDSDIVITEIGGTVGDIESTPFLEAIRQFRYDVGRENVIYIHVTLLPYLKAAGELKTKPSQHSVKELMGLGIRPDILVCRTEHPISDDIRRKLSMFCDIDIDAVIEAQDAGTIYELPLVMEEKGLAKTACKKLGIEDREIDLTPWKEVVDKIKNPKERIRLAVVGKYVELKDAYISVNEAIENAAYAQGCKAEIDYIQAENLDIKRLEGYNGILVPGGFGNRGIEGKMEAIKFARENKIPFLGICLGMQLAVIEFARNVMGMSGANSTEFDKDTKYPVIDIMIDQKNIENMGGTMRLGAYPCVLKEGTLARELYNEELIYERHRHRFEFNNKFKDEIQKAGLLISGNSPDGTLAEIVELSKEVHPFFIAGQFHPEFKTRPNNPHPLFKGFVEAIYKKQYNK is encoded by the coding sequence ATGAAAGAAACTAAGTACATATTTGTAACAGGCGGAGTAGTATCATCATTAGGAAAAGGGATAACAGCATCTTCATTAGGTAGACTGCTTAGAGAAAGAGGATATAATGTAACTATTCAAAAATTTGATCCATATATTAATATTGATCCAGGAACAATGAACCCATATGAACATGGAGAGGTTTTTGTAACTGATGATGGAGCTGAAACAGATTTAGATTTGGGACATTATGAAAGATTTATTGATCAGAATCTTACAAAATACAATAATATAACAACAGGAAAAATATATCAGTCAGTTATAAACAAAGAGAGAAAAGGGGAATATTTAGGTAAAACAGTTCAGATAATTCCTCATATTACAAATGAGATAAAATCAAAAATAGAGATAGTAGGAAAAGCTAATGATTCAGATATAGTTATAACAGAAATCGGAGGAACAGTAGGAGATATTGAATCTACTCCATTTCTGGAAGCAATAAGACAATTCAGATATGATGTAGGACGAGAAAATGTTATCTATATTCATGTGACCCTTCTTCCTTACTTAAAAGCAGCAGGAGAATTAAAAACTAAACCATCTCAACATTCAGTTAAAGAACTTATGGGACTTGGAATAAGACCTGATATTCTTGTGTGCAGAACAGAGCATCCTATCAGTGATGATATAAGAAGAAAGCTTTCAATGTTCTGTGACATAGATATAGATGCAGTAATAGAAGCACAAGATGCCGGAACTATATATGAACTTCCTCTTGTGATGGAAGAAAAGGGGCTGGCAAAAACAGCTTGTAAAAAACTTGGGATAGAAGACAGAGAGATTGATCTTACTCCTTGGAAAGAGGTTGTAGATAAGATAAAAAATCCAAAGGAAAGAATAAGATTAGCAGTAGTAGGGAAATATGTTGAATTGAAAGATGCATATATAAGTGTAAATGAAGCTATAGAAAATGCAGCCTATGCTCAAGGATGCAAGGCTGAAATTGACTATATTCAGGCAGAAAATCTTGATATAAAAAGACTTGAAGGATATAATGGAATACTTGTGCCAGGAGGATTTGGGAACAGAGGTATTGAAGGGAAAATGGAGGCAATAAAATTTGCTAGAGAGAATAAGATTCCTTTCCTTGGAATATGTCTTGGAATGCAGCTTGCAGTAATTGAGTTTGCCAGAAATGTAATGGGAATGTCTGGAGCAAATTCTACAGAATTTGATAAGGATACTAAGTATCCAGTGATAGATATTATGATTGATCAAAAAAATATAGAGAACATGGGTGGAACAATGAGATTAGGTGCATATCCATGTGTACTTAAAGAAGGAACACTTGCAAGGGAACTTTACAATGAAGAGCTGATATATGAAAGACATAGACACAGATTTGAATTTAATAATAAATTTAAAGATGAGATACAAAAGGCAGGGCTTTTAATATCAGGGAATTCTCCTGATGGAACACTTGCAGAGATAGTGGAGCTTTCAAAAGAAGTTCATCCATTCTTTATAGCAGGGCAATTTCATCCAGAATTTAAAACAAGACCAAATAATCCTCATCCATTATTCAAGGGCTTTGTAGAGGCGATATATAAAAAACAATATAACAAATAA
- a CDS encoding YgiQ family radical SAM protein, with amino-acid sequence MFLPTTMEEVKKLGWDSLDIILISGDTYIDSSYNGSALIGKWLYKHGFKVGIISQPDINSDKDITRLGEPNLYWAVSAGCVDSMVANYTATKKKRKSDDFTPGGENTRRPDRASIMYTNLIKRFFKNGNAPVVLGGIEASLRRITHYDYWSNNLRRPLIFDAKADILSYGMGEKSMLALAQALKGGREWRNIRGLSYIAKEKKDSYLELPSFEECVKDKKVFAKAFDIFYHNCDPITAKGLCQPCGDRYLIQNPPSENFTSEELDDIYSMDFERDVHPYYKAMGEVRALDTIRTSVTTHRGCYGECNFCAIAIHQGRTVISRSQDSIVEEVKEIASASKFKGYIADVGGPTANMYDVECSKKLKLGACQDKRCLYPHKCPALKIDHNSQIELLDKLKNIDKIKKIFIASGIRYDMILDDKRNGQIYLEEIIKDHVSGQMKIAPEHTEDKVLALMGKQGKAPLKEFKEKFYKINSKLGKKQFLTYYLIAAHPGCDEKDMLDLRRFASSELRINPEQVQVFTPTPSTYSTLMYYTEMDPFTNKKLFVEKDNGKKQKQKDILIPRENNNKRR; translated from the coding sequence ATGTTTTTGCCTACAACGATGGAAGAGGTAAAGAAATTAGGATGGGATTCTTTAGATATAATATTAATATCCGGAGATACATATATAGATTCTTCCTATAACGGAAGTGCACTGATAGGAAAATGGTTATATAAGCATGGATTTAAAGTTGGAATAATATCTCAGCCAGATATCAATAGTGATAAAGATATTACAAGACTGGGAGAGCCTAATTTATACTGGGCAGTTTCAGCAGGGTGTGTAGATTCCATGGTAGCTAACTATACAGCAACAAAAAAGAAAAGGAAAAGTGATGATTTTACTCCAGGGGGAGAAAATACAAGAAGACCAGACAGGGCTTCTATTATGTATACTAACCTTATAAAAAGATTTTTTAAAAATGGAAATGCTCCTGTAGTTTTAGGAGGAATTGAAGCAAGTTTGAGAAGAATCACTCATTATGACTATTGGAGTAATAATTTGAGAAGACCTTTGATATTCGATGCAAAGGCAGATATTCTCTCTTATGGAATGGGAGAAAAATCTATGCTGGCTCTGGCTCAGGCACTGAAAGGTGGAAGAGAATGGAGAAACATAAGAGGGTTAAGTTATATAGCTAAAGAAAAAAAAGACAGCTATTTGGAGCTGCCGTCTTTTGAGGAGTGTGTGAAGGACAAGAAGGTGTTTGCAAAAGCTTTTGATATATTCTATCACAACTGTGATCCAATTACGGCTAAGGGATTATGTCAGCCTTGTGGGGACAGATATTTGATACAGAATCCTCCAAGTGAAAATTTTACATCAGAGGAACTGGACGATATTTACTCTATGGATTTTGAAAGAGATGTACATCCTTATTACAAAGCTATGGGAGAAGTGAGAGCTTTAGACACGATTAGAACTTCTGTGACTACTCATAGAGGCTGCTATGGAGAGTGTAATTTCTGTGCAATAGCTATTCATCAAGGAAGAACAGTTATATCAAGAAGTCAGGACTCTATTGTAGAAGAGGTAAAAGAGATTGCCTCTGCTTCTAAATTTAAAGGATATATAGCAGATGTAGGAGGACCTACTGCTAATATGTATGATGTGGAATGCAGCAAGAAATTAAAGCTGGGAGCTTGTCAGGATAAAAGATGTCTTTATCCTCATAAATGTCCAGCATTGAAAATAGATCATAACAGTCAGATAGAACTTTTAGATAAATTAAAAAATATTGATAAAATCAAAAAAATATTCATTGCATCTGGAATAAGATATGATATGATTTTAGATGATAAAAGAAATGGACAGATATATCTTGAAGAAATAATTAAAGATCATGTATCTGGACAGATGAAAATAGCTCCTGAACATACAGAGGATAAAGTTTTAGCTCTTATGGGAAAACAGGGGAAAGCTCCTTTGAAGGAATTCAAGGAAAAATTTTATAAGATAAACAGTAAATTAGGAAAAAAACAGTTTTTAACTTATTATTTGATAGCGGCTCATCCAGGGTGTGATGAAAAAGATATGCTTGATCTGAGAAGATTTGCCTCATCTGAACTAAGGATAAATCCAGAGCAGGTACAGGTATTTACCCCTACACCGTCTACATATTCTACACTTATGTATTATACAGAAATGGATCCTTTTACAAATAAGAAACTTTTTGTAGAAAAAGATAATGGAAAGAAGCAAAAACAAAAGGATATTTTAATTCCTAGAGAAAATAATAATAAGAGAAGATAA
- the der gene encoding ribosome biogenesis GTPase Der, with protein sequence MKPIVAIVGRPNVGKSTLFNNLIGDRIAIVDDMPGVTRDRLYRETEWNGVEFVVVDTGGLEPRNNEFMMTKIKEQAEVAMNEADVILFVVDGKSGVNPLDEEIAYILRKKQKPIILCVNKIDNFLQQQDDVYDFWGLGFEHLIPVSGAHKVNLGDMLDMVTEMIEKIDLPEEEEDVLKLAIIGKPNAGKSSLVNRLSGEERTIVSDIAGTTRDAIDTIVQYKDNKYMIIDTAGIRRKSKVEESLEYYSVLRAIKTIKRADVCILMLDGKEGLTEQDKRIAGIAAEELKPIVVVVNKWDLVDKNKVSMKSMKEELYAELPFLSYAPIEFVSALTGQRTTKILEISDTIYEEYTKRISTGILNTVLKEAVLMNNPPTRKGRVVKINYATQVSTAPPKFVLFCNYPELIHFSYARYIENKFREAFGFDGSPILISFEKKNAEKD encoded by the coding sequence ATGAAGCCTATTGTTGCAATCGTTGGAAGACCAAATGTTGGAAAATCGACACTTTTCAATAATCTGATAGGAGACAGAATAGCTATAGTTGATGACATGCCAGGTGTTACAAGAGACAGACTATATAGAGAAACAGAATGGAATGGAGTGGAATTTGTTGTAGTAGATACTGGAGGTCTTGAGCCAAGAAACAACGAATTTATGATGACAAAAATAAAGGAACAGGCAGAAGTTGCTATGAATGAAGCTGATGTTATCCTTTTTGTAGTTGATGGAAAGTCAGGAGTTAACCCTCTTGATGAAGAGATAGCGTATATCCTTAGAAAAAAACAGAAGCCTATCATCTTATGTGTAAACAAGATAGATAATTTCCTTCAGCAGCAAGATGATGTTTATGATTTCTGGGGACTTGGATTTGAACATCTTATCCCAGTTTCAGGAGCACACAAGGTAAACCTTGGAGATATGCTGGACATGGTAACTGAAATGATAGAAAAAATCGACTTGCCAGAAGAGGAAGAAGATGTATTGAAACTTGCTATCATAGGAAAACCAAATGCTGGAAAATCTTCACTGGTAAACAGATTGTCAGGAGAAGAGAGAACTATTGTAAGTGATATAGCAGGAACTACAAGAGATGCTATTGATACTATTGTTCAATACAAAGATAACAAATACATGATAATAGATACTGCTGGTATCAGAAGAAAATCAAAAGTAGAAGAAAGTCTTGAATACTATTCTGTATTGAGAGCTATCAAGACTATAAAGAGAGCAGATGTATGCATCCTTATGCTTGATGGTAAAGAGGGACTTACTGAGCAGGACAAGAGAATAGCAGGAATAGCTGCTGAAGAATTGAAGCCAATAGTTGTAGTAGTCAATAAATGGGACTTGGTAGATAAGAATAAAGTATCTATGAAGAGTATGAAAGAAGAACTTTATGCTGAACTTCCATTTTTATCATATGCTCCTATAGAGTTTGTTTCAGCTCTTACAGGGCAGAGAACTACAAAAATACTTGAAATATCAGATACAATCTATGAAGAATATACTAAGAGAATATCTACAGGTATTCTAAATACAGTATTGAAAGAAGCAGTATTAATGAATAATCCACCTACTAGAAAAGGTAGAGTAGTAAAAATTAATTATGCTACACAAGTTTCAACTGCACCACCAAAATTTGTATTATTCTGTAACTACCCAGAACTTATACATTTCTCATATGCTAGATATATTGAGAATAAATTCAGAGAAGCATTTGGGTTTGATGGATCACCTATCCTTATCAGCTTTGAAAAGAAAAATGCAGAAAAAGACTAG
- a CDS encoding VOC family protein, translating to MNFTFNHFNFNIFDLDRSLKFYEEALGLKEVRRKEAEDGSFILVYLGDGKTNFSLELTWMRDREEPYNLGDEEFHLALVTDDYDAAYKKHKEMGCIAFENPAMGIYFVTDPDGYWIEIVPKR from the coding sequence ATGAACTTTACATTTAACCATTTTAATTTTAATATTTTTGATCTAGATAGAAGTTTAAAATTCTATGAAGAAGCTCTTGGACTTAAAGAAGTAAGAAGAAAAGAAGCAGAAGATGGAAGCTTTATCTTGGTATATTTAGGAGATGGAAAAACTAACTTCTCTTTGGAACTGACTTGGATGAGAGATAGAGAAGAGCCTTACAACCTTGGAGATGAGGAATTTCACTTAGCTTTAGTTACTGATGATTATGATGCTGCCTATAAAAAACATAAAGAAATGGGATGTATAGCTTTTGAAAATCCTGCTATGGGAATCTATTTTGTAACTGATCCTGATGGATATTGGATAGAAATAGTACCTAAGAGATAA